The genome window AAAGAATTGGGAATCAGTATTGAAGACTTCGGAGATGGAAGTTTGGTTGTTCGAGAAGTTCCTGGTTATATGGATTCAGGTTCCGAGAAGGATACAATATTGGATTTTCTCAATCGGAATTTACATCCTGATGTAGCAGAGCCCGAAATCTATGATCTAATGGCTAAATGTGTTGCTTGTCGTTCGGCGATTCGCAAAGGGGATCAAGTAAGTGATACGATCATTTCTGAGATTTTGAATCGATTGAGTTATTGTGAAAACCCATCTCGTTGCCCACATGGTCGACCGACTCTGGTTCGTATGACAAGAGATGACCTGGAAAGAATGTTCCATCGTAAGTGATCCCTTTTTTTGAACCGAATTCTATGTCCAATATCTGGATAAAAATTTTCTATCCTTCCAATTATAAAATTTAATACTGTCCTCGGATACCCGAATGAGCAAAAATATATTAGCTAAGAAAGGAATGACGATGAGGGAGAAAGAAATCATTCTCCTTCAGAAAATCAAAAGTGGGGATCAATCTGCTTACATGATATTGGTGAATCCATACCGAGAGAGACTGTTCCGAAAGGCAGTTTCCATGGTAAAAGATTCAGACGATGCTGAAGACATTGTGCAAGATGCCCTAATTTCTGGTTATAAGTCGATTCAAAACTTTCGCGCGGAGGCTGGTGTTTATACCTGGCTTTATAGAATCGTTGTAAATAAATCCAAAGACCTACTCGCCAAGAAGAAAAGAGGGCGAGAGAAGCCCATGGATGACAACCAAGACAATCAATTTATTGACGAACGTCTTGGTTACGAAAAAAAATTGGAACTTTTTGAAGAATCCAAGTATCTAAAGGACAAGATTGATGCTTTGGAAGATATCTACAAGCAGGTCATAGAGCTTCGTTACTTCGAAGAGATGTCCTACTCGCAGATTGCCGAGGTTCTAGAATGCAACATCGGGACGGTTAAGAGCCGACTCTTTAAAGCTAAGGAATTTTTGAAGCATTCTATTTTGCAGGACGAGAAAGGAGAAGGATACTTTGGCTCTTGAATTAAATATACTAACACGTTTGCGCGAGCTTATATCGCGAGAAGAGAAATCAGAAGATTTGGTTTTGGAACATAAACTGGTCGACTTGTTTAGCCAGCTTCGCAAATGGGAAGACAGCAATGCTCCAAAATTATCGGTTGCATTCGATGAGAGAGTTCTTGCCCATCTAAAAACCGTAGAAATTGACAATCCTTCTTGGAAGGAAAAAGTTCTTCCGTATTTGCTCGAAAATAAGCCAATGCAATACGGTCTGTCTGTTGCAATGGCGTCAGTATTGGCTGTTGTTTTGATTTCTCGTAGCGCGTCTCCTGTTACAGAAACCATTGCTGAATCAGCTGGTGTGATCATTGAGAACACATCCTACTTGGATAGACCATCTTCGATCGAGTATGCTGACTCTTATCACAAGAGAGTATTTTTGGATCAAGTGAAGCAAGATCCGAAAAGCTTAGAGACACTCAATCGGTTGGAGAACTATTATATCTCCACTGGAAGAAAGAGTGTTGCCTCTGAGATTCGCACGATCATAGAAGAAGCAAGTCGTTAATAGCCTCTTTTGAGTCCGCCAGGATTTTTCTTACAAAAGAAATTTCCTGGGGATA of Leptospira sp. GIMC2001 contains these proteins:
- a CDS encoding RNA polymerase sigma factor, producing MSKNILAKKGMTMREKEIILLQKIKSGDQSAYMILVNPYRERLFRKAVSMVKDSDDAEDIVQDALISGYKSIQNFRAEAGVYTWLYRIVVNKSKDLLAKKKRGREKPMDDNQDNQFIDERLGYEKKLELFEESKYLKDKIDALEDIYKQVIELRYFEEMSYSQIAEVLECNIGTVKSRLFKAKEFLKHSILQDEKGEGYFGS